GCTGGGCAGGGGTCTCCATTGAAGATGACAGTTTTATGAAAAAGGGCCTGTTCCAAGGAAAGATGTTAGGCGACGATTGGTCGCACAAAAAGGGGGGTGGTGCGTTCTCCGTGCGGAATGCCGAGATTACTTTCTATCACAAGAAGAGCAACGGCTGGATTTCGGTCAATTCGTTTTCCATAGACGAAGATTACCGTGAAAAACCTGTTGAGGCCAACGTGGAAAATTTCCTTTGGATTAACCGCGAAATAGAATTAAGCCGAAAATCCATTACGGTGGATGGGCATAACGTTATATGGCTTGAGGCTGAGGACGAAAAAAAATACTATAAAGCCGTAAACGTCTATGTTCGCTTGTCTGATGAATACGCCTGTTGGATAACCTACGGCAACACGCCTTCCTTTTTCTCGGAATTCCTTTCGGTTTTTGAAGGATTCCTACAAGACTTTAAAATCCTCACAGACAAACAGTAGCTTCTTTTCTTCTGTCATCTCCTGCCTCTGCGCTTATCCCGCGGACGACGTCCTAAAATCCGCCCCCTCTCCCCGTCACTCCTCCGTCTGCTCCCCCGCCCCGGCCTGCACGAGGATTTTCACGATCTCGACGAAGCCCAAATAATCCGCGAACATCAGGGCGGTTGCGCCGTGATCATCCTTCGCGTCCATGTTCGCGCCCGCGTCGACGAGGATCTTCACCGTCTCGGTGTGGCCGTACGCGGCCGCAAGGATCAGCGCGGTCTCGCCCCTTCGGGTCACGATCTCCATGTTCGCGCCCTTGTCAATCAGAGCCTTGGCCGCCTCGGCGTGGCCGCTCCTCGCCGCGTATATCAGTGCGGTGTCGCCCTTGTGGTACTCGGCGTTGTACCTGGCGTTTACGTACGCGCCCGCGTCGAGAAGGACCTTCACCGTCTCGGTGTAACCTCTTCCCGCAGCGTATATCAACGCGGTCATGCCACGACGGGTCCTCTTGCTAACATCCGCGCCCTCGGAAATCAGGAAACGGATCGTTTCTGTATGACCTTTCGAGGCGGCGCACATCAGCGGGGTCACTCCACGCGTGTTGGTGATCGCCATGTCGGCGCCCGCGGCAATCAAGAACTTTGCCATCTCCGTGTGGCCGCCCGACACGGCGTACATCAAGGGGGTCCAGCCGCCTTCTTCCTGTTTCGCGTTCGCGTCCGCTCCCCCATCGATCAAGGTTTTTACCACTTCGGTATGGCCCTCCCGTGCCGCAACCATCAGGGCGGTTGCACCGCTTTCGTTCTTCGCATCCGCGTTCGCGCCTTTTTCAAGCAATCGCTCCACCTTGGCGGTGTCGCCTTCTTCCGCCGCGTTCAGCAGCTTTGTGTCGATGTTCCCGCCGCGCTTGGCCGGGTGGGCCGTTTGCGCGAACAGCAGGGGGAGCAAAAGCAGAATCAACGACTTCATCGGAAACTTCATAAACATGTAAACAGAATTACGGCCAGATTGGTAGTTCTTGCACGGCCCCGCCTTACAGATACGGCGGCAGCACCCGCTTCCAGAACGACTGCCGGTTGGGCTTGCCGGCCAGGCGCTCCCGCGCCATCTTCGCATGCGAGGACTTCGGGTCGCGGTGGATGGTCATTTCCAGGTACTTCCGTCCTTCCTCGCGCTGACCGAGCGCCCAGAGCGTCTCGCCCAGGTAATAAAAGAACTCGGTTTCTTCAAAATATTCCTCGTAGTTTTGGAGAATTCCCTTAAATCGGTCGAGAGCCGCTTCGTATTCCACCTGGCGGTAGTAGAACTTGCCGATGGCGAACTCGCGCTCCGCCAATTTTCGGTGGCAGA
The DNA window shown above is from Acidobacteriota bacterium and carries:
- a CDS encoding ankyrin repeat domain-containing protein, with protein sequence MKSLILLLLPLLFAQTAHPAKRGGNIDTKLLNAAEEGDTAKVERLLEKGANADAKNESGATALMVAAREGHTEVVKTLIDGGADANAKQEEGGWTPLMYAVSGGHTEMAKFLIAAGADMAITNTRGVTPLMCAASKGHTETIRFLISEGADVSKRTRRGMTALIYAAGRGYTETVKVLLDAGAYVNARYNAEYHKGDTALIYAARSGHAEAAKALIDKGANMEIVTRRGETALILAAAYGHTETVKILVDAGANMDAKDDHGATALMFADYLGFVEIVKILVQAGAGEQTEE